Proteins from one Sphingomonas sp. HF-S4 genomic window:
- a CDS encoding TetR/AcrR family transcriptional regulator yields the protein MGRRSDHSRDELRALILQAGEAVIAERGLSGFSAREVAKRVGYTIGTIHNVFGNVDGLITAINTRTFELWAEALEARLEQAREDRIAALVAAYFAFARANPLRWPAIYEHRPAPETISPEQAEVRQRLMRVVVREVAVTLGRGPDEAIGTLARSLVATVHGHCTFDVSGAWAAMGERDVEAAALARVRESIAAARTG from the coding sequence ATGGGCCGACGATCCGATCACAGCCGCGACGAACTGCGCGCGCTTATTCTCCAGGCCGGCGAGGCGGTGATCGCCGAACGGGGCCTGTCGGGCTTCTCGGCGCGCGAAGTCGCCAAGCGCGTCGGCTACACGATCGGGACGATCCACAATGTCTTCGGGAATGTCGACGGACTGATCACCGCGATCAACACGCGCACGTTCGAGCTCTGGGCCGAGGCGCTCGAAGCGCGGCTGGAGCAGGCGAGGGAGGATCGGATCGCGGCGCTGGTCGCGGCCTATTTCGCCTTTGCCCGGGCGAACCCGCTGCGCTGGCCGGCGATCTACGAACATCGTCCGGCGCCGGAGACGATCTCGCCCGAACAGGCCGAGGTGCGGCAGCGCCTGATGCGGGTCGTCGTCCGCGAAGTCGCCGTCACGCTCGGCCGCGGACCCGACGAGGCGATCGGAACGTTGGCCCGCTCGCTGGTGGCAACGGTCCATGGCCATTGCACGTTCGACGTCAGCGGCGCCTGGGCCGCGATGGGCGAGCGCGATGTCGAGGCGGCGGCGCTGGCACGGGTGCGCGAGAGCATCGCCGCGGCGCGGACCGGCTGA
- the purD gene encoding phosphoribosylamine--glycine ligase, producing the protein MNVLLLGSGGREHALAWKLAQSPLLTRLYAAPGNPGIAQHAETAELALSDHRAVIDFCIRHSIQFVVIGPEAPLVEGLGDNLRTMGIGVFGPNKLPAQLEGSKGFTKDLCARENIPTAGYVRVESRDGALASLEDFGLPVVIKADGLAAGKGVTVATTRDEAEEAIQAIFAVNGASAVIEEFLEGEEASLFVLTDGTTLLPFGSAQDHKRVGDGDTGPNTGGMGAYSPARVLTPALEQRAIDEIVRPTVEALARMGSPYSGVLYAGLMLTADGPKLIEYNARFGDPECQVLMLRFEGDLLELMIAIAKGELAGRADPEFSADTALTVVMAAKGYPGTPETGGTIAGIDAAEATGAKVFHAGTRSDGDSLVASGGRVLAVTARGSSVSEAQAAAYRAVDAIDFPSGFCRRDIGWREVAREDDQG; encoded by the coding sequence ATGAACGTCCTGCTACTCGGGTCGGGGGGCCGCGAACATGCGCTTGCCTGGAAGCTCGCACAATCGCCGCTGCTGACCCGGCTCTACGCCGCGCCGGGCAATCCGGGAATAGCGCAGCACGCCGAGACCGCCGAGCTGGCGCTGTCGGACCACCGCGCGGTGATCGATTTCTGCATCCGCCACTCGATCCAGTTCGTGGTGATCGGCCCGGAGGCGCCGCTGGTCGAGGGCTTGGGCGACAATCTGCGCACGATGGGGATCGGCGTGTTCGGGCCCAACAAGCTGCCCGCGCAGCTCGAGGGATCGAAGGGCTTCACCAAGGATCTGTGCGCGCGCGAGAACATCCCGACCGCAGGCTATGTCCGCGTCGAGAGCCGTGACGGCGCCCTTGCCAGCCTCGAGGATTTCGGCCTGCCGGTGGTGATCAAGGCCGACGGCCTCGCCGCGGGCAAGGGCGTCACCGTCGCGACGACGCGCGACGAGGCCGAGGAAGCGATCCAGGCGATCTTCGCGGTGAACGGTGCGAGCGCGGTGATCGAGGAGTTTCTCGAGGGCGAGGAAGCCAGCTTGTTCGTGCTGACCGACGGCACGACGCTGCTCCCATTCGGATCGGCCCAGGACCATAAGCGCGTCGGCGACGGCGACACCGGCCCGAACACCGGCGGCATGGGGGCGTACAGCCCCGCCCGAGTGCTAACCCCGGCGCTGGAGCAGCGCGCGATCGACGAGATCGTCCGTCCCACGGTCGAGGCGCTGGCGCGGATGGGATCGCCGTATTCGGGGGTGCTCTATGCCGGGCTGATGCTCACCGCCGACGGCCCCAAGCTGATCGAATACAATGCCCGCTTCGGCGACCCCGAATGCCAGGTGCTGATGCTGCGCTTCGAAGGCGATCTGCTCGAGCTGATGATCGCGATCGCCAAGGGTGAGCTGGCGGGACGCGCCGATCCGGAATTCTCCGCCGATACCGCGCTGACCGTGGTGATGGCGGCGAAGGGCTATCCCGGCACCCCCGAGACCGGCGGCACGATCGCCGGGATCGACGCAGCCGAGGCAACCGGCGCCAAGGTATTCCACGCCGGCACGCGCAGCGACGGCGATTCGCTGGTGGCAAGCGGCGGGCGCGTGCTGGCGGTCACCGCGCGTGGATCGAGCGTAAGCGAGGCGCAGGCCGCGGCGTATCGCGCGGTCGACGCGATCGACTTCCCGAGCGGCTTCTGCCGCCGCGACATCGGCTGGCGCGAAGTCGCGCGCGAGGACGATCAAGGGTAA
- a CDS encoding zinc ribbon domain-containing protein has product MAFCSQCGTALPDNARFCPKCGEAVTADAEPVPTPAPPAVVHATPGPLPERAAPPPRSGRGGLILPVLLVLALAVIGFALWSQRDGARPIAGDNASEAVEAPEKAGDAPASEEKTEQTAETRTSTTAASLDSAFNADPQGARARYPGPVTVSGTVATMVTPGSTPALSLEGRTKFNYIVANFPSGTREQLAGVAKGDRVALACRSVTAIAGTTMLQGCALE; this is encoded by the coding sequence ATGGCATTTTGCAGCCAATGCGGTACTGCCCTTCCCGACAATGCCCGCTTCTGCCCGAAGTGTGGCGAGGCGGTGACCGCCGATGCGGAACCCGTGCCGACTCCAGCCCCGCCGGCGGTGGTCCACGCGACGCCCGGCCCACTACCCGAGCGCGCCGCGCCGCCGCCGCGTTCGGGGCGGGGCGGGCTGATCCTGCCGGTGCTGCTCGTCCTCGCACTGGCGGTGATCGGCTTCGCGCTGTGGAGCCAGCGCGACGGCGCCCGGCCGATTGCCGGCGACAACGCCTCCGAAGCCGTCGAGGCGCCCGAGAAGGCGGGTGACGCGCCTGCGTCCGAGGAAAAGACCGAGCAGACGGCCGAAACCCGCACGAGCACCACGGCGGCGAGCCTCGATTCGGCGTTCAACGCCGATCCGCAGGGCGCCCGCGCGCGCTATCCCGGACCGGTGACGGTCAGCGGTACGGTCGCGACGATGGTGACGCCGGGATCCACGCCGGCGCTCTCGCTCGAAGGGCGGACGAAGTTCAACTACATCGTCGCGAACTTCCCTTCGGGCACGCGCGAGCAACTCGCCGGCGTCGCCAAGGGCGACCGCGTCGCTCTCGCATGCCGAAGCGTCACTGCCATCGCCGGCACCACGATGCTGCAGGGCTGCGCGCTCGAATAG
- a CDS encoding DUF5991 domain-containing protein: protein MKKLPAGTPSIGMMIAAAAAVLPNPATAQVAGWNGRYVWEEDVGRHGGTTPSDSVVAFITYTLSIGPGNGPTGCLLTGQGFQTNRRIQCTVTPRGNAITVKFYKFGADNVGGRYPSGQPLFTLTRTPRGIVTSLNGLGASSRTTPHRGMLFRRAG from the coding sequence GTGAAGAAGCTTCCTGCAGGGACGCCATCGATCGGCATGATGATCGCGGCTGCGGCCGCGGTGCTGCCGAACCCCGCCACCGCCCAGGTCGCCGGCTGGAACGGCCGCTATGTCTGGGAAGAGGATGTCGGCCGCCATGGCGGCACCACGCCGTCGGACAGCGTCGTCGCGTTCATCACCTACACGCTGTCGATCGGGCCGGGGAACGGCCCCACCGGGTGCCTGCTCACCGGCCAGGGCTTCCAGACCAATCGCCGGATCCAGTGCACGGTCACTCCGCGCGGCAATGCGATCACGGTCAAGTTCTACAAGTTCGGCGCGGACAATGTCGGCGGGCGCTATCCCTCGGGCCAGCCGCTGTTCACGCTGACCCGCACGCCGCGTGGCATCGTCACGTCGCTGAACGGCCTGGGCGCATCGAGCCGCACGACCCCGCACCGCGGCATGCTGTTCCGCCGCGCGGGCTAA